In Castanea sativa cultivar Marrone di Chiusa Pesio chromosome 6, ASM4071231v1, a single window of DNA contains:
- the LOC142638152 gene encoding signaling peptide TAXIMIN 2: protein MGDCRPLGFLLGLPFALVALVLSLVGAVIWVIGTVLSCLCPCCICFAGLANMAMGIVKLPVRVLRWFIEKIPC, encoded by the exons ATGGGAGATTGCAGGCCATTGGGTTTCTTGCTGGGATTGCCTTTTGCATTGGTGGCATTGGTGTTATCTCTTGTTGGTGCGGTTATCTGGGTTATTgg GACTGTGCTGAGTTGTTTGTGCCCATGTTGCATATGTTTTGCTGGACTTGCGAATATGGCGATGGGTATTGTGAAGCTTCCTGTGAGAGTACTTAGATGGTTCATTGAAAAGATTCCTTGCTAG